One region of Corvus cornix cornix isolate S_Up_H32 chromosome 14, ASM73873v5, whole genome shotgun sequence genomic DNA includes:
- the CDR2 gene encoding cerebellar degeneration-related protein 2 isoform X2 — protein MNDQHAKVYEQLDVTARELEDTNQKLVAESRASQQKIISLTETIESLQTHIDDLQRQVEELKKPGRGRMSQERSEQPRSMHSFSCLKELYDLRQYFVYDHVFAEKITSMDSQLSPVEEENEKLKKAVTVLQAQLNLEKEKRVTMEEEYSLMVKENCDLERRLVDIDLYRARAEELEAEVAEMRQILQSENTVHNAEKLVPESFFISFKESLDRELGQSLADDGLLTVSELEKKALKRSSSESLLSSAAGADILRGHEETCIRRAEAVKQRGISVLNEVDAQYNALKVKYEELLKKCQMDEDSLKHKAVQTLKQYSKDLNVGNTQYDLSASNQEFTIAELSDSSTNALPEYKALFKEIFSCIRKTKEEIDEHRAKYKTLSSQP, from the exons ATGAATGACCAGCATGCAAAAGTCTACGAACAGCTGGACGTGACAGCAAGAGAACTGGAAGACACGAATCAAAAACTGGTTGCAGAAAGTAGAGCTTCACAACAAAAGATAATAAG CTTGACAGAGACTATTGAAAGTCTACAAACACACATAGATGACCTGCAACGCCAAGTGGAAGAACTGAAAAAGCCTGGACGAGGCCGGATGAGCCAGGAGAGATCTGAGCAGCCAAGATCAATGCACAGCTTCTCATGTTTGAAGGAGCTGTATGACCTCCGCCA gtATTTTGTTTATGATCACGTGTTTGCAGAAAAGATTACTTCAATGGATAGCCAGCTAAGTCctgtagaagaagaaaatgagaagttaAAGAAGGCAGTGACAGTCCTGCAAGCCCAGCTGAACctagagaaagagaagagggtAACCATGGAAGAGGAATACAGTCTTATGGTGAAAGAAAACTGTGACCTGGAGCGGAGGCTGGTTGATATAGACTTGTATCGGGCTCgtgcagaggagctggaagcagaaGTAGCTGAAATGCGACAGATACTTCAGTCTGAAAACACGGTCCATAATGCAGAGAAATTGGTGCCAGaatcctttttcatttcatttaagGAATCTCTAGACAGGGAGCTTGGTCAGAGCCTGGCAGATGATGGACTTCTGACAGTATCGGAGCTTGAGAAGAAGGCACTGAAACGGAGCAGCAGCGAAAGCCTCCTGAGCAGTGCTGCCGGGGCAGACATTCTCAGGGGCCATGAGGAAACGTGTATTAGGAGAGCTGAAGCTGTGAAGCAGCGAGGAATCTCTGTACTCAATGAAGTTGATGCTCAGTACAATGCTCTGAAAGTGAAGTATGAGGAACTTTTGAAGAAGTGTCAAATGGATGAAGACTCTTTGAAACACAAGGCTGTACAAACACTGAAGCAGTATTCCAAAGACCTAAATGTGGGAAACACCCAGTATGATCTTTCAGCTAGCAATCAAGAATTCACAATTGCTGAGCTAAGTGACTCTTCCACAAATGCTCTCCCTGAATACAAAGCACTCTTCAAGGAGATTTTTAGCTgtatcagaaaaacaaaggaagaaatagaTGAACACAGAGCGAAGTACAAGACTCTCTCCTCTCAGCCATAA
- the CDR2 gene encoding cerebellar degeneration-related protein 2 isoform X1: protein MLADSLVEEFEIREDEPWYDQQDLQQDLHLAAELGKTLLDRNTELEESLQQMYATNQEQLQEIEYLTKQVELLRQMNDQHAKVYEQLDVTARELEDTNQKLVAESRASQQKIISLTETIESLQTHIDDLQRQVEELKKPGRGRMSQERSEQPRSMHSFSCLKELYDLRQYFVYDHVFAEKITSMDSQLSPVEEENEKLKKAVTVLQAQLNLEKEKRVTMEEEYSLMVKENCDLERRLVDIDLYRARAEELEAEVAEMRQILQSENTVHNAEKLVPESFFISFKESLDRELGQSLADDGLLTVSELEKKALKRSSSESLLSSAAGADILRGHEETCIRRAEAVKQRGISVLNEVDAQYNALKVKYEELLKKCQMDEDSLKHKAVQTLKQYSKDLNVGNTQYDLSASNQEFTIAELSDSSTNALPEYKALFKEIFSCIRKTKEEIDEHRAKYKTLSSQP from the exons ATGCTGGCCGACAGCCTGGTAGAGGAGTTCGAGATCCGCGAGGATGAGCCCTGGTACGACCAGCAGGACCTGCAACAAG ATCTTCACCTTGCAGCTGAGCTTGGGAAGACACTACTGGACCGTAACACTGAACTAGAAGAATCCTTACAGCAAATGTATGCAACAAATCAAGAGCAATTGCAGGAGATAGAG TACCTCACAAAGCAAGTGGAGCTCTTGCGGCAGATGAATGACCAGCATGCAAAAGTCTACGAACAGCTGGACGTGACAGCAAGAGAACTGGAAGACACGAATCAAAAACTGGTTGCAGAAAGTAGAGCTTCACAACAAAAGATAATAAG CTTGACAGAGACTATTGAAAGTCTACAAACACACATAGATGACCTGCAACGCCAAGTGGAAGAACTGAAAAAGCCTGGACGAGGCCGGATGAGCCAGGAGAGATCTGAGCAGCCAAGATCAATGCACAGCTTCTCATGTTTGAAGGAGCTGTATGACCTCCGCCA gtATTTTGTTTATGATCACGTGTTTGCAGAAAAGATTACTTCAATGGATAGCCAGCTAAGTCctgtagaagaagaaaatgagaagttaAAGAAGGCAGTGACAGTCCTGCAAGCCCAGCTGAACctagagaaagagaagagggtAACCATGGAAGAGGAATACAGTCTTATGGTGAAAGAAAACTGTGACCTGGAGCGGAGGCTGGTTGATATAGACTTGTATCGGGCTCgtgcagaggagctggaagcagaaGTAGCTGAAATGCGACAGATACTTCAGTCTGAAAACACGGTCCATAATGCAGAGAAATTGGTGCCAGaatcctttttcatttcatttaagGAATCTCTAGACAGGGAGCTTGGTCAGAGCCTGGCAGATGATGGACTTCTGACAGTATCGGAGCTTGAGAAGAAGGCACTGAAACGGAGCAGCAGCGAAAGCCTCCTGAGCAGTGCTGCCGGGGCAGACATTCTCAGGGGCCATGAGGAAACGTGTATTAGGAGAGCTGAAGCTGTGAAGCAGCGAGGAATCTCTGTACTCAATGAAGTTGATGCTCAGTACAATGCTCTGAAAGTGAAGTATGAGGAACTTTTGAAGAAGTGTCAAATGGATGAAGACTCTTTGAAACACAAGGCTGTACAAACACTGAAGCAGTATTCCAAAGACCTAAATGTGGGAAACACCCAGTATGATCTTTCAGCTAGCAATCAAGAATTCACAATTGCTGAGCTAAGTGACTCTTCCACAAATGCTCTCCCTGAATACAAAGCACTCTTCAAGGAGATTTTTAGCTgtatcagaaaaacaaaggaagaaatagaTGAACACAGAGCGAAGTACAAGACTCTCTCCTCTCAGCCATAA
- the LOC104685054 gene encoding transmembrane protein 180-like isoform X1 produces the protein MKILWGIHANALAYSMTTLGAGMMNSIFNFYYVKLFLNRYKISEAAFHEAQVVFMVWNAINDPLFGYIQDNSKLRCCARRQFSILYGAPLYGLAFLLPWFPWGHYEEGDWLSGLHLVVSLCAFDALLTFVLLAQCALFAESSTRHESRLQLIKYNQVATLIGSTSVLFCGLISDNMENFAYFQAFTVLIAALATACMCCTGKYSTSQYEQREIHTENANLENSDGAFSLASVVSLTKQIMTEKNFLCFVTMNFFQVFHLAFYNNFMMIFADNLIPKDVLSSSVRSIMYGAGFICPQCLVLLSHASLKKFGYYRIILFSFYYEGVAAAVMCLLGQEHYYLLAFYVTTNMVIVQASFSLFNLPLADIVDADLIKHKRRLPLSSMVFGTNALFTKPAQSLAPMVVVTILNHYGYYNLNNVPGHPDISRSFLDLHDAMFYLVCLVPLCIAVLQILTWTPFSIQNSHVAALH, from the exons ATGAAGATCCTTTGGGGAATTCATGCTAATGCGCTGGCATATTCCATGACAACCTTAGGTGCTGGAATGatgaacagtatttttaatttctactaCGTTAAGCTTTTCCTAAACCGATACAAAatttcagaagcagcatttcATGAAGCACAG GTTGTGTTTATGGTCTGGAATGCCATCAATGACCCCCTGTTTGGGTACATACAGGACAACTCCAAGCTGAGGTGCTGCGCAAGGCGCCAGTTCTCCATTCTGTACGGAGCCCCTTTGTATGGGCTGgccttcctgctgccctggttCCCCTGGGGGCACTACGAGGAGGGGGACTGGCTCAGTGGCCTGCACCTCGTCGTCTCGCTGTGCGCCTTCGACGCCTTGCTGACCTTCGTGCTCCTGGCGCAGTGCGCGCTCTTCGCCGAGAGCTCCACCCGGCACGAGAGCAGGCTCCAGCTCATCAAGTACAACCAAGTGGCAACGTTAATTGGGTCCACAAGTGTTCTCTTTTGTGGTCTCATCTCAGATAATATGGAAAACTTTGCCTATTTTCAGGCATTCACTGTTTTGATTGCAGCGTTAGCAACAGCTTGTATGTGTTGCACAGGTAAATACAGCACAAGTCAATATGAGCAGAGAGAAATCCATACAGAGAATGCTAATCTGGAAAACAGTGATGGAGCTTTCTCCTTGGCCTCAGTAGTTTCATTGACCAAACAGATCATGACAGAGAAGAACTTTTTATGTTTTGTAACAATGAACTTCTTCCAAGTCTTCCACCTAGCCTTCTACAACAATTTTATGATGATCTTTGCAGATAATCTTATTCCTAAGGATGTCCTTTCTTCCTCAGTAAGAAGTATCATGTATGGAGCAGGTTTTATTTGTCCTCAG TGCCTTGTTCTTCTCAGTCATGCTTCGTTGAAGAAGTTTGGTTATTACAGAAtcatcttgttttccttttactaTGAAGGAGTAGCTGCTGCTGTCATGTGTCTTCTAGGGCAAGAACACTATTACCTGTTGGCATTTTATGTCACAACAAACAT ggTAATTGTGCAAGCTTCATTTAGCTTGTTCAATTTGCCTTTGGCAGATATTGTTGATGCAGATTTAATAAAGCACAAGAGGAG ATTACCACTTTCCTCTATGGTTTTTGGTACCAATGCTTTATTTACCAAGCCTGCCCAATCTTTGGCTCCAATGGTTGTGGTTACAATACTAAATCATTATGGATATTACAACTTGAATAATGTACCTGGTCATCCTGATATAAG CAGGTCTTTTTTAGATCTCCACGATGCCATGTTCTACCTGGTGTGTCTGGTTCCACTCTGCATTGCAGTCCTGCAGATCCTGACCTGGACTCCCTTTTCCATCCAGAACAGCCACGTGGCAGCTCTACACTGA
- the LOC104685054 gene encoding transmembrane protein 180-like isoform X2 translates to MKILWGIHANALAYSMTTLGAGMMNSIFNFYYVKLFLNRYKISEAAFHEAQVVFMVWNAINDPLFGYIQDNSKLRCCARRQFSILYGAPLYGLAFLLPWFPWGHYEEGDWLSGLHLVVSLCAFDALLTFVLLAQCALFAESSTRHESRLQLIKYNQVATLIGSTSVLFCGLISDNMENFAYFQAFTVLIAALATACMCCTGKYSTSQYEQREIHTENANLENSDGAFSLASVVSLTKQIMTEKNFLCFVTMNFFQVFHLAFYNNFMMIFADNLIPKDVLSSSVRSIMYGAGFICPQCLVLLSHASLKKFGYYRIILFSFYYEGVAAAVMCLLGQEHYYLLAFYVTTNMVIVQASFSLFNLPLADIVDADLIKHKRRLPLSSMVFGTNALFTKPAQSLAPMVVVTILNHYGYYNLNNVPGHPDIRSFLDLHDAMFYLVCLVPLCIAVLQILTWTPFSIQNSHVAALH, encoded by the exons ATGAAGATCCTTTGGGGAATTCATGCTAATGCGCTGGCATATTCCATGACAACCTTAGGTGCTGGAATGatgaacagtatttttaatttctactaCGTTAAGCTTTTCCTAAACCGATACAAAatttcagaagcagcatttcATGAAGCACAG GTTGTGTTTATGGTCTGGAATGCCATCAATGACCCCCTGTTTGGGTACATACAGGACAACTCCAAGCTGAGGTGCTGCGCAAGGCGCCAGTTCTCCATTCTGTACGGAGCCCCTTTGTATGGGCTGgccttcctgctgccctggttCCCCTGGGGGCACTACGAGGAGGGGGACTGGCTCAGTGGCCTGCACCTCGTCGTCTCGCTGTGCGCCTTCGACGCCTTGCTGACCTTCGTGCTCCTGGCGCAGTGCGCGCTCTTCGCCGAGAGCTCCACCCGGCACGAGAGCAGGCTCCAGCTCATCAAGTACAACCAAGTGGCAACGTTAATTGGGTCCACAAGTGTTCTCTTTTGTGGTCTCATCTCAGATAATATGGAAAACTTTGCCTATTTTCAGGCATTCACTGTTTTGATTGCAGCGTTAGCAACAGCTTGTATGTGTTGCACAGGTAAATACAGCACAAGTCAATATGAGCAGAGAGAAATCCATACAGAGAATGCTAATCTGGAAAACAGTGATGGAGCTTTCTCCTTGGCCTCAGTAGTTTCATTGACCAAACAGATCATGACAGAGAAGAACTTTTTATGTTTTGTAACAATGAACTTCTTCCAAGTCTTCCACCTAGCCTTCTACAACAATTTTATGATGATCTTTGCAGATAATCTTATTCCTAAGGATGTCCTTTCTTCCTCAGTAAGAAGTATCATGTATGGAGCAGGTTTTATTTGTCCTCAG TGCCTTGTTCTTCTCAGTCATGCTTCGTTGAAGAAGTTTGGTTATTACAGAAtcatcttgttttccttttactaTGAAGGAGTAGCTGCTGCTGTCATGTGTCTTCTAGGGCAAGAACACTATTACCTGTTGGCATTTTATGTCACAACAAACAT ggTAATTGTGCAAGCTTCATTTAGCTTGTTCAATTTGCCTTTGGCAGATATTGTTGATGCAGATTTAATAAAGCACAAGAGGAG ATTACCACTTTCCTCTATGGTTTTTGGTACCAATGCTTTATTTACCAAGCCTGCCCAATCTTTGGCTCCAATGGTTGTGGTTACAATACTAAATCATTATGGATATTACAACTTGAATAATGTACCTGGTCATCCTGATATAAG GTCTTTTTTAGATCTCCACGATGCCATGTTCTACCTGGTGTGTCTGGTTCCACTCTGCATTGCAGTCCTGCAGATCCTGACCTGGACTCCCTTTTCCATCCAGAACAGCCACGTGGCAGCTCTACACTGA
- the LOC104685054 gene encoding transmembrane protein 180-like isoform X3, with protein sequence MVWNAINDPLFGYIQDNSKLRCCARRQFSILYGAPLYGLAFLLPWFPWGHYEEGDWLSGLHLVVSLCAFDALLTFVLLAQCALFAESSTRHESRLQLIKYNQVATLIGSTSVLFCGLISDNMENFAYFQAFTVLIAALATACMCCTGKYSTSQYEQREIHTENANLENSDGAFSLASVVSLTKQIMTEKNFLCFVTMNFFQVFHLAFYNNFMMIFADNLIPKDVLSSSVRSIMYGAGFICPQCLVLLSHASLKKFGYYRIILFSFYYEGVAAAVMCLLGQEHYYLLAFYVTTNMVIVQASFSLFNLPLADIVDADLIKHKRRLPLSSMVFGTNALFTKPAQSLAPMVVVTILNHYGYYNLNNVPGHPDISRSFLDLHDAMFYLVCLVPLCIAVLQILTWTPFSIQNSHVAALH encoded by the exons ATGGTCTGGAATGCCATCAATGACCCCCTGTTTGGGTACATACAGGACAACTCCAAGCTGAGGTGCTGCGCAAGGCGCCAGTTCTCCATTCTGTACGGAGCCCCTTTGTATGGGCTGgccttcctgctgccctggttCCCCTGGGGGCACTACGAGGAGGGGGACTGGCTCAGTGGCCTGCACCTCGTCGTCTCGCTGTGCGCCTTCGACGCCTTGCTGACCTTCGTGCTCCTGGCGCAGTGCGCGCTCTTCGCCGAGAGCTCCACCCGGCACGAGAGCAGGCTCCAGCTCATCAAGTACAACCAAGTGGCAACGTTAATTGGGTCCACAAGTGTTCTCTTTTGTGGTCTCATCTCAGATAATATGGAAAACTTTGCCTATTTTCAGGCATTCACTGTTTTGATTGCAGCGTTAGCAACAGCTTGTATGTGTTGCACAGGTAAATACAGCACAAGTCAATATGAGCAGAGAGAAATCCATACAGAGAATGCTAATCTGGAAAACAGTGATGGAGCTTTCTCCTTGGCCTCAGTAGTTTCATTGACCAAACAGATCATGACAGAGAAGAACTTTTTATGTTTTGTAACAATGAACTTCTTCCAAGTCTTCCACCTAGCCTTCTACAACAATTTTATGATGATCTTTGCAGATAATCTTATTCCTAAGGATGTCCTTTCTTCCTCAGTAAGAAGTATCATGTATGGAGCAGGTTTTATTTGTCCTCAG TGCCTTGTTCTTCTCAGTCATGCTTCGTTGAAGAAGTTTGGTTATTACAGAAtcatcttgttttccttttactaTGAAGGAGTAGCTGCTGCTGTCATGTGTCTTCTAGGGCAAGAACACTATTACCTGTTGGCATTTTATGTCACAACAAACAT ggTAATTGTGCAAGCTTCATTTAGCTTGTTCAATTTGCCTTTGGCAGATATTGTTGATGCAGATTTAATAAAGCACAAGAGGAG ATTACCACTTTCCTCTATGGTTTTTGGTACCAATGCTTTATTTACCAAGCCTGCCCAATCTTTGGCTCCAATGGTTGTGGTTACAATACTAAATCATTATGGATATTACAACTTGAATAATGTACCTGGTCATCCTGATATAAG CAGGTCTTTTTTAGATCTCCACGATGCCATGTTCTACCTGGTGTGTCTGGTTCCACTCTGCATTGCAGTCCTGCAGATCCTGACCTGGACTCCCTTTTCCATCCAGAACAGCCACGTGGCAGCTCTACACTGA